A region of Silurus meridionalis isolate SWU-2019-XX chromosome 13, ASM1480568v1, whole genome shotgun sequence DNA encodes the following proteins:
- the smad3b gene encoding mothers against decapentaplegic homolog 3b — protein MSILPFTPPIVKKLLGWKKGEQNGQEEKWCEKAVKSLVKKLKRTGQLDELEKAITTQNINTKCITIPRSLDGRLQVSHRKGLPHVIYCRLWRWPDLQSHHELRAIDQCEFAFHTKKDEVCVNPYHYQRVETPVLPPVLVPRHTDIPAEFPPLDDYSHSIPENTNFPAGIEPLINYIPETPPPGYLSEDGESNDQQNRSMDTSSPNLSPNPVSPASSNPDLQPVTYCESAFWCSISYYELNQRVGEIFHASQPSLTVDGFTDPSNAERFCLGLLSNVNRNTAVELTRRHIGRGVRLYYIGGEVFAECLSDSAIFVQSPNCNQRYGWHPATVCKIPPGCNLKIFNNQEFAALLAQSVNQGFEAVYQLTRMCTIRMSFVKGWGAEYRRQTVTSTPCWIELHLNGPLQWLDKVLTQMGSPSIRCSSVS, from the exons ATGTCTATACTGCCGTTTACTCCTCCGATTGTGAAGAAGCTCCTCGGATGGAAAAAAGGCGAGCAGAATGGCCAAGAGGAGAAATGGTGCGAAAAGGCGGTGAAGAGTCTCGTCAAGAAGCTGAAGAGGACTGGCCAGTTGGACGAACTGGAGAAGGCCATTACCACCCAGAACATCAACACGAAGTGTATCACTATACCGAG gtCTCTTGATGGACGTCTGCAGGTATCTCACAGAAAAGGCCTCCCTCACGTTATTTATTGCCGGCTATGGCGTTGGCCTGACCTGCAGTCGCACCATGAGCTGCGTGCTATAGACCAGTGTGAGTTCGCCTTCCACACGAAGAAGGATGAGGTGTGTGTCAACCCCTACCATTACCAGCGTGTGGAGACTCCAG TTCTTCCTCCGGTGCTGGTTCCACGACACACTGATATCCCTGCCGAGTTTCCTCCTCTGGACGACTACAGCCATTCTATCCCTGAGAACACCAACTTTCCTGCAGGCATTGAGCCTCTGATTAACTACATACCTg AGACACCTCCTCCAGGGTATCTCAGTGAAGATGGTGAAAGCAATGATCAGCAGAATCGCAGCATGGACACAA GTTCCCCAAACTTGTCACCTAACCCTGTTTCACCTGCAAGTAGCAACCCTG ACCTGCAACCGGTAACATATTGTGAGTCAGCGTTCTGGTGCTCCATCTCGTATTATGAGCTGAACCAGCGGGTCGGGGAGATATTCCATGCCTCGCAGCCTTCTCTCACTGTGGACGGCTTCACGGATCCATCCAACGCCGAGAGATTCTGCTTGGGTTTGCTCTCCAATGTCAACCGCAACACCGCTGTGGAGCTCACGCGCAGACATATTG GTCGGGGAGTGCGGCTGTACTACATAGGTGGTGAGGTGTTTGCTGAGTGTCTGAGTGACAGTGCCATCTTTGTTCAGAGTCCTAATTGCAACCAGCGCTACGGCTGGCACCCGGCCACCGTGTGTAAGATTCCTCCAG GGTGTAATCTAAAGATCTTCAATAACCAGGAGTTTGCAGCTCTGTTGGCTCAGTCAGTGAATCAGGGATTTGAGGCCGTGTACCAGCTGACTCGCATGTGCACAATCCGCATGAGCTTCGTCAAAGGATGGGGAGCAGaatacag GCGCCAGACTGTAACCAGCACCCCCTGTTGGATAGAGCTACACTTAAACGGCCCCCTGCAATGGCTGGACAAGGTGCTCACTCAGATGGGCTCACCCAGCATCCGCTGCTCCAGTGTGTCATAG